The segment TGGCGGGACGACCGATGGCATTCTGGCATCCTGCTTCAAAAAGTGTTTCTAAAAGGCCTGCTGTGGATCGAGGCGTACGAGCAACATCTTGCAACAGGCCGCCCACTGGCTGAGTTCGTCGTAACGATGAAAGGAAGAACATGAGTGCAAACGACCCACAACAGCAGCAGATGATTCGAGAGGCTATGAAAGCGATTGCCGAGCGGAGACCCGGTCGTTCCAAGCTGGTCTATGACAAGGCAAAGCGCACGATTGTCGCCGTCACCGAAGGCACACAGACTCCTCGGGCATTGAATATAACGGCCGACGATGCGGACATGTTTGCCGTTGTCACATTGTCGAGTCGATGGTTCCGGGAGCAATGGCCACAATTTACCCGGCAGGGCAGGGTCTCTGTCCTTTTCAGCTCTTGGGATAGTGGCGATGCATTTACTCAGTGCGACCTAGGCCCGCTGTCAGCTCCGTCGGTTGCTGAAGGCGTAGTCTCACTGGGGGAAGGGACGGCTGCGCAGGAAAAGGCTCAGCTTCGCATCGTGCTCACGCCGGCGGGGGCTTCCACCCCTGACCCTTCGATCTTCATTGCTCCCGATGGGTCAATTCACCGAGCTACAGCGCGGCAACAGGTCAACGGCGCTGAACAGTCTGTGGCCGTCGTCTTCGTTGATGTGCAGCCGACACTCGCTAATCGACGGGTTGGCATTCTCGAAACTACCATGGTGAGCGACAAGTCTGTACTTTGTGTCGGCTTGGGCACTGGTGGCGCTCACGCAGCCATTGAACTAGCCAAGTGCGGAGTAGGTCGTTTCATCCTAATCGACCCGGACAGGCTATCCGTAGGAAATGTCGTTCGCCACCCTGGCGGCATCTCCCAAGTTGGCCGCCTCAAAGTGAACGTTGTACGCGATCTGATTCACGAGAAGAATCCAGACGTTAAAGTGTCCGTCCACCCCGTTGCCGTAACCTTTGAGAACCTGGAGGCGATCAGACCGCTCATCTCCCAGGCCAACGTGGTGATCTGCGGCACGGATAGTCGGCCGAGCAAACTCCTAGTTAATCGCCTTTGCATCGAGGATAACGTCGTTGCGGTCTACGGGGGGGCGTTTCGGCGGGCATATGGTGGTCAGGTTCTTCGAGTGCGCCCGAAGAAATCGCCATGCCATGAGTGTTTTGTGGCAGCTATGCCCGAAGAATCTACCGACGTTGAGATCTCGTCGGCATCAGCTGCCGAGGAGGTTGCTTATTCCGACCGCCCAGTGGCTATTGAGCCCGGGTTGTCTGTGGACGTTCTTCCTATAGCCAATATGCTCACAAAGCTTGCACTCCTGGAACTGCTTGCAGACAAGCCAACCTCGCTTAGCATTTTGAAAGCGGATTTCGCCGCGCCCTGGTACCTGTGGCTCAACAGGCCGGAACCGGGCACACAATATGCAGACTGGCCGCCGCTGAGCGATAGCAGTGACGAGATGACGATCAATCGCTGGTATGGGATCGACCTTGCCCGCGATCCGGATTGCCCTGTATGCGGCAAATTCATTCCGACACTGGCAGCCTCATACGGTCTCGATCTGGCTTCGCCGAGGACGATACCGTCCTTACCTACAAAGGAGTAATGCATCGTGGAACTGGCAGCCGATTTCAAGGCGTTTCTCTATTCACTTCAGCCCGGTGACGCTGATGTGGCGGCCGCAAAGGCCGCGCACGAAAATGTTCGCGACGAGTTGCGAACCGACGATGAGTCAAAGGAGGCACACAAAGATACCTTCCTCTCAGGCTCATACGCACGAAGTACAGCCATTAATGACATCAACGATGTTGATGTCATTTGCACCTTGGACATTGACCACAGAATTACAGAACCAGAGGTTTGTCTCGCGTGGATTCAAGGCATACTTGCCCGCTACTACAAGGAAACCAAACGTCAGGGAAGATCAGTGGGGGCCAGCGCAGCGAAGGGTGTTTGGCTCGACATCGTTCCTGCCACTCCAGTTTCGGCCGATGACGGGCCACTATGGATACCTGATAGGCATGCCCGTGAGTGGGTTCAGACCCATCCAAAGGGACAGATTGACGCAGCTGTAAGGAAGAACAAGATGACCAACGGATATTTCGTTCAGGTCGTGAAGTTAATGAAATTCTGGCGCGACAGGTTGGGCGCCGATCCGTGTAATCCTAAGTCATATATTCTCGAAGCGCTTATCCATGGCACCATTGGAAGCCCCTCTTCCCACGCAGCTGCAATCGTAAACGTGCTCGAAGGCATCGAGCGGAACTACGGCCCTTATCGCAATACCAACCTCGTCCCCTGTATTTCCGATCCAGGATATTCCTCAGTCAACGTAGCAAAACGCTGGCCAGCCGAGGAGTTCAACGATTTCATGGTGCAGGTCAAATCCGCTGCCACCACGGCACGCAGCGCGTTGAACAGTTCTGATGAGACAGCGAGCCGTAAGCTGTGGCGTCAAGTATTTGGTTCGCAATTCGGCCAATGAGGCGACAATGACCGATTCCGAAAAGCGCCCACGCAAATCAGGTGCCAGCCGTGGTTCTCTGCTTTCCCCAGAGGCCACAGGTGGTATCACAGGAGGAAAAGGTTACGATTTCCAGACGCGCTATGCAGCATGTCATTTGCCGCTATGGCTGCTCGAGGGGTCATTTCACCAACTATTCTTTGAGGGCACCGGCGACATCGACATTCGCTTCAAAGATCAAGGCAAATCATCTCGCAACCACATTCAAGTGAAAGATCACGAAGTCTCCCCCAGCGAACTCAGGTTAGTTATCGAGCATTTCCGAAACTTGGATTCCAGTCTCCCGGAAGTATATAAACAGTTCACCTTGGCGTGCCCGTCCTTGTCCGCAACGCTTCGACCAATTGAGACGGGACTCGCCCGTTTGCGAGGAGGCACACCGTTTTACGACGATGCGCCAGGGGCCCTAGCCGCCACAAGAAAGGACCTGGATGAACGGTTGCGCAAAAGGGGCCTTGAGGACCTCATTGACTTCATTCACTCGAAGACATTCATCGAAGTAGGTCATGGGGATCTATGTTACGATGACCGCGCTGTCGAACTATTCATTGCGCGCTTGCTGAACCACCCAGAGTATTCGGGAAAACTCCGAGCTATGGTGCAGCCGGCATTTTCCGAATTAATGAGGGGGATTACGGCAAGCAAGGGCGTCGTTCTTGAACGAGCTGTGATCGAAGGGATCTTGCGATCCGCAGTAGCAAAGGGAGTGAATGGCGAGAAGAGCATCACACTCTGGGTTCAGAATTGGACAAAAGAGTCATTTGATCCGCCAGCAGACTATGCCTTGGACTGGTCATCGCGTTTTGACCGCGCTTCGCGTCGTGGACCGTCCCAGGGAGTGTGGAGCGCCAAACTACTGCCAGAATTGAGTTCGCTTCAGAAGAAGATTGTTGCGGAACGAACAGAGCGTTTCATTCGCTTTCGGGGGAAGTGCTCTTTATCGACCGGCATCGCGATCGGAGCCGTTTTCCCTGCAGTGGGAGGGTGGGTATTCGAGATACCGCAGCCACCCTCGAAGGAGGACTGGAGATCTGATGCTCCTGCAACCAGCCCATATGATCTGCGGGTTGAGGTTATCGACGGTAGCCTCGACGGTACGGACCTGGTTCTTGGACTGAATATCAAGGCCGACGGTCGCGGGGATATCATGCGCTATGTGGAAAGCACCGGCCACCGACCGAAGATATTCGCATTCATGTCGCCACCATCCCAAGGAGCGCAGTCGATTGGAGGGGCAGGAGATGCCTGCGCTTTTTCGCGAGCGGTGCGCGATCAGCTTGGCCAGCTCCTGAAGACGCGCCAGCTTGTCAAGACCCGCATCTTCTTCTACGGTCCTTTTGCTCTTGCCGTGTTTCTAGGACAGCAGTTGACTTCGGTTGGCGAAATTCAGCTATTCGAGTATCAGGACCCTGGGTATATTCTGAGCTGCTCTCTGCGGACATAGCCCGGGTAGGATTAATTATATCTACGAAGAACTTCAATGTAATGCCCAGATCAGATCTATTTATTTTTCAATTGCAAACGGCAGTGGCTTTGTAATGGTATAATCAGATTGTATTCGCCCTCCAACATTCAGCGTCTTTCAATCACCCCCGGACTGGAGTCACCATGGCTCGGCCGCTGCGTATCCAGTGGGAGGGGGCCCGTTTCGGCGGGCATCAAATGATATTCACCGCAGAGGTACAGGGGCGCGGAGGTTTTAGGTGATAGGTTTTGGGTGATAGGGAAAAGCAGTTCAAAGTCGGAAATTCGGGACTCACTGGAATTTCCTTCGTGAATCGTCACGGGGACTGGGGGCGAGATCTGGCGCTGTCTCTGGCTTACGAGTATTGCGGACTGACGCTCCAACAACTCGGTGCTTTGGTCGGCGGATTGGATTATGTGTCCATCTCGGGAGCGGTTCGTCGATTTCGACAACGCATGGAGTGCGATCCAACGCTGGCGCAGGCCTTCCAACAGATTAGCTGCCAATTGAAAAATAAATAGACCTGGCCCCTAGTTTTTCTATCATCCCCTGCGCCGCTGGCAATTCGCCCGCTAGGACAAAAGCTCGCCTGGCTTGCTAGCCAGACATCTTTTGCAAAATCCATTCGTCGCCAAATTCCACTACGTGCTTGACCCCGATATTGCTCAAATACGTTCCAATTGTTTTACGCTCGTGACTGGTGGTCACGATGATCTGGCACATCTTCTCGCCTACAGCGTGGCGCAACATCTCGCGGAAAGAGCTTTCGTCGATGGACTGCTGCTGGGGCTCGTCGAAGATAAGCAATCCGGGATGATTGCCCGAAGGCTGGGTGCCGACTTTCAGAAGCCCGAGCAGGTATGCCCAATGCAGCCGGATCAGGTCGCTTGCCGCAACATCAGCGCTGAGATTGACACCCGCCACTTCAGGTTCATAGCTGCCGGGCGATATCTTCACCTCGTTTACTGCAAGGCTCCCCATCTTGTACTGCGTCAGCTGTTGCTGGAAGGAGGTCTGCAGCACGGCGATTTTCTTTTCGTCGCGCTCCGACAGCGCACCTTTGGGCAGTCTCTTAAACCGATCCTGCACTTCAAGCCACTCGCTTGCCAGTTGCGCAAGCTGGGCGATGTGCTCCTCAAATACTTGTTGCTGCGTCTCGACACGGCTGATTCTCTCCTGCAACCTTATGCGTTCTGAAATGGCCTCAATGGAGGGAGAGCTCGATGCTGCGACTAGCGTTTCTCTGATGTCCCGGATGCGCTCCCGCAGCTGCGTGACCTGAACTCGCTGAGCCCGAAGGTCCTTCTCAGCGGTTTGGATAGAATGTATCGTGTTGCTGTGAACCGCTGTAAAAAGCTGGATTTGCTCTTCGTAGAAGCTGACATTCTGGTCCACGGTCATCGGGACCGCTTTATTGCCTGTGTCGAGCAGCGAATCCGGTAATTCCTGATGGCAGGTTGGGCAGTGGCCGCTGACGACCTCTGGCCCATCGTTCGACCCCATTCTGCGGACCTTACGGAGGTCTTTGTATTTCCTGAGGTCATCATTGATGGTGTCGATGCGTTGTTGCAGGGATTCCGCTTCAGCTGTATCCGTCTCAAACCTTTCATAAAGAGCGGCTGTGGCTCTCTCCCGGTCTGCCAAGTCTGCCTCTAGCCTTACGAGTTCCGCCCGGATTGTAGGCTCGGCTTTCGCGGTCGATGGAACCTCAACTGTCTGCAACTCCGCGAATCGTGCTCTGAGCCCCGTCAGGAACTCCGCAATGGGCACCCACTTTGACTCCCGCATCACGGAGAGAGTGGGCGCAATTTCGGGCGGCCAGGAAGCAATCGGCTCAACGGGGATACCTCGGACGATACCCACGACCGCGGCGGCTGATTTCTCGGCCAGCGTTCGTACGTTCGACCAGTCCCGCCGCAGGCGTTTTATCTCCTCACTCACCGCCACGCGTTCAATCGCTGTTGCGTAGGCATCGAGCCCGAGGATGAATTCTACCGTTCTGCGACCCACATCCCGAATTCCAAACCATGTGGGATAGCGGGCAGGGAGACGGCCCCAACCAAATTTTTGCTCCACGTACAGCAAAGGGAAGATGGTCTCCATATAGAGCGGGCAGTCAGGTTCGTTGAAACGTGGTGCCATCGGCAGTTCCCAGCCGATGAAGTCTTTGAGCTTTCGGTGGAATCCGAGCTCGTTACTGGCCGCTCCGCCCTCGCGCACGTAGTAATCCCGCGCGGAGCCCAAGGCTTCTTTCTGCGTGAGCGCGCGGCCTTCGTAAACCGTCATCAGGTGGCGATTGCGGTCCCCTGCGATAGCCCTCTGCACGGTGAGAAACTTGCCCTTGCCGTTCTCAATTTCGATGGAGACCGTTGAATCGATGACCTTGGCGACCTGCTTCTTGCCGTTGACGGAGAAGTCAAGGTATTCCGTCAGGGCGTGGGCAAGGGGAACGGCGTGGGATGGACCCTGCATGCCCTCCATCCCGAGGGCGTACATGATTGACTGGACGAGCTGTGATTTGCCGGCGTAGTTTTTAGCGCGGATGACGTTTAGGCCGTCCCCGAAATTCTGCTTCGTGCCAAACACACCCTTGTCGGTGTTGATGTGAATGAGCAGGTGCCGGATGCGCAGCATTATATATTCCTGACTGTGATCATCTCTGTGGCAATGGCCTCGGTGATGTCTTTGCCAATGCGGTTCAGGAACTCGCGTTCCTGGTACATGACGGATTCATCCTTCATGACGTCTGTGATCCACCGCTTTCCTTTTACCGTTATCTGGAGACGGTCACCACCGACCCATTCGATGAGTTTCTCGCCGACCGCGAGATTAATCGCCCGCCCCAATGCGGGTTCGAACCTGAATTGAAAACTGAAAAGTGGGTGCTCGTGCTCCCGGAGCTGTTCAAACTCCGCCCGGTTCTTGGGAGATCGAAGCGCCCAATTAAGTATATGCAATCGGCGCAGCGAACTCTTACTGCCACGAGAACTCAGAT is part of the Terriglobia bacterium genome and harbors:
- a CDS encoding ThiF family adenylyltransferase, producing the protein MSANDPQQQQMIREAMKAIAERRPGRSKLVYDKAKRTIVAVTEGTQTPRALNITADDADMFAVVTLSSRWFREQWPQFTRQGRVSVLFSSWDSGDAFTQCDLGPLSAPSVAEGVVSLGEGTAAQEKAQLRIVLTPAGASTPDPSIFIAPDGSIHRATARQQVNGAEQSVAVVFVDVQPTLANRRVGILETTMVSDKSVLCVGLGTGGAHAAIELAKCGVGRFILIDPDRLSVGNVVRHPGGISQVGRLKVNVVRDLIHEKNPDVKVSVHPVAVTFENLEAIRPLISQANVVICGTDSRPSKLLVNRLCIEDNVVAVYGGAFRRAYGGQVLRVRPKKSPCHECFVAAMPEESTDVEISSASAAEEVAYSDRPVAIEPGLSVDVLPIANMLTKLALLELLADKPTSLSILKADFAAPWYLWLNRPEPGTQYADWPPLSDSSDEMTINRWYGIDLARDPDCPVCGKFIPTLAASYGLDLASPRTIPSLPTKE
- a CDS encoding dsDNA nuclease domain-containing protein is translated as MTDSEKRPRKSGASRGSLLSPEATGGITGGKGYDFQTRYAACHLPLWLLEGSFHQLFFEGTGDIDIRFKDQGKSSRNHIQVKDHEVSPSELRLVIEHFRNLDSSLPEVYKQFTLACPSLSATLRPIETGLARLRGGTPFYDDAPGALAATRKDLDERLRKRGLEDLIDFIHSKTFIEVGHGDLCYDDRAVELFIARLLNHPEYSGKLRAMVQPAFSELMRGITASKGVVLERAVIEGILRSAVAKGVNGEKSITLWVQNWTKESFDPPADYALDWSSRFDRASRRGPSQGVWSAKLLPELSSLQKKIVAERTERFIRFRGKCSLSTGIAIGAVFPAVGGWVFEIPQPPSKEDWRSDAPATSPYDLRVEVIDGSLDGTDLVLGLNIKADGRGDIMRYVESTGHRPKIFAFMSPPSQGAQSIGGAGDACAFSRAVRDQLGQLLKTRQLVKTRIFFYGPFALAVFLGQQLTSVGEIQLFEYQDPGYILSCSLRT